One Pseudanabaena sp. BC1403 genomic window, CTGAGATGATGCTTTGGTGAAAGAGTGATCCAAGCTGATGATGGAATCTCTTGCCAGAAAGCTCCAGAGGTTTCAATATTAACCTGTCTATCTGTATCCAATAATGCTTGCACCAGTTGTGGTAACTGCTTATGGATAAAAGGTTCTCCTCCACTAATCACAACCCTAGAAGATTGTAATTCCTTGATTAATTCTGTGAACGATTTGATCTCTCTAGGTGCATTAGCTCCCCCATCACTGTAGCCAGTGTCACACCAACTACAACGAACTGGACAGCCTGATAGACGAATAAAATCTACTAGAGCGCCTATCCAGAAACCTTCCCCCTGCACAGTGCTCTGAAAAGTCTCATGAATAGGTACTTGGAGTACCTCTTGTATTGACATTATTGGGACATTCCTGACAATGACCTGAATTAAATTAAGTGCTAAATGAATATTTGGTGATCAATATATAAGGTATATGTGCAGAAAGTCAAGTTTCTGCATAGCACCAATTCCCGAGAGTCTAGTCATCGCTCAAACCCATTGAAACGAGTTACACTGACAGAATATTTGATCATCATATAACTCATGACCTGCCCAGTTCCCAAAGATCAACAACCTCTCAATGAATATGTCGAGCTTAAGGAAGCTTTCTTCTATCGCTGGGCAAAGCTGGCGCGATCGCAATATTTGCGAATATTGTTATTCATGTGGCTAGGATTCACAGTTATTTTTTCGCCAGTGGCTATGAGCATTGAGTCACCAAGCCGACATTTGTGGCAATTTATCTGTGTGGCGAGTATTGGCGGCACTGTGGGGCTAATTTTGCCAGTGTTGTTATTACTATCGGGATGGAGTCATGTGAAGCAACGGCTTGATAGCGCTAAAATTTTTTATGAAGAATCGGGCTGGTATGACGGACAAACTTGGGAAAAGCCAGAATCAGATTTAGTCAAGGATCGCCTGTTAGTTACTTATGAGATTAAGCCTGTTTTAAATAGATTACAAAAAACACTTTTGGGAATCATCGGATTTCTTGCACTTGGCTTTGGGGCTCTAAATATTTTATAAAACCAGTTTTTTGCTTTGCATCGCCTTCGGCGATGCAAAGCAAATTTTTTTGTCTTTTTATGCCCAATAGGGTGAAGCTAATTTTGCAAAACAAGACTTAACATATGTTTACAAGCAAATTAATATGTATAGCAAAACTTCAATAAAGCGTGCTTAGTCACATTTGACGAAGTTTTAAGCTTGAGACTAATTGAGGCAAGGGAATATGACTGTTTTAGACCAATATTTTGAACTTTCCGATCGCGCTAATGGTGACGAGCAAGCATTTAACGAATTGGTAGAGCTATTCGCTGAGCAAGCCGAGGTTCATCCATCGGGAGCAAAGAAAGTAGTTGGCAAAGATGAAATCTCGCAACTATATCGTAAATTTTTTCAATCCTATTCTGGGATGCAACGTGTTTGGACGACCAGAAAGACCGAGAATGGACTAGAAGCTATTTGGGCGATCGCAGGTAAGCGAGATAGTGGTGAACTATTCGCGATGCAAGGCAGACATATTGCCGAAATCGATGCCCAAGGCAAAATCTACGCCTTAGAAGTTCATGTATCCAAAGCTAGCTAACCCATCGATTGAAGAATATCTTGCCAGTTTTGATAAATTTGGCATTCACCTAGGTTTAGAGCGCATTCAACAACTGCTCGATACTTTAGGCAATCCCCATCAACAAATTCCCGTGATTCATGTCGCTGGCACAAATGGAAAAGGTTCTGTTTGTGCTTTTTTGTTGTCAATTTTGCGAGCCGCAGGCTATCGAGTTGGGCGCTATACTTCGCCGCATTTACTTGATTGGCGCGAACGAATTACGATTAATGGCGAATGGATTAGTAATGCAGATCTATTAGAGGCTTTGCATCAAGTTGATTCGGTGATCGCATCAGAGTTTCCACCAACGCAGTTTGAAGTGATTACAGCGGCGATGTGGTGGTATTTTGCTCAACAAAAATCACAGCAAAATCTGGATATTGCGATTATTGAAACAGGTTTGGGCGGTAGATTAGACGCGACTAATGTATGCGATCGCCCTCTAGTCTGTGCAATTACCTCAATTGGGCTAGATCATTGTCAGCAATTGGGAAACACCCTAGGTGCGATCGCATCAGAAAAAGCAGGAATCATCAAACCTAAATGCCCTGTAGTCATTGCCGATAATCATCCTGAAGCGATCGCTTCTTTGCAAACAAAATCAACAGCATGTGATGCGCCAATAACTTGGGTTAATGCGGCTACTCGCACAGCCACAGGTGCTATATGGCAAGATTTTGCATATTCTCTACCGTTACTGGGAAACCATCAATTAACTAATTCTGCGATCGCGATCGCTGTAGTTCAATCGTTGAGAACGCAAGGTTGGCAAATTAGCGATGATGCGTTGCGGACAGGAATGGCAAATA contains:
- a CDS encoding 7-carboxy-7-deazaguanine synthase QueE, with the protein product MSIQEVLQVPIHETFQSTVQGEGFWIGALVDFIRLSGCPVRCSWCDTGYSDGGANAPREIKSFTELIKELQSSRVVISGGEPFIHKQLPQLVQALLDTDRQVNIETSGAFWQEIPSSAWITLSPKHHLSPSYPVKELFWERANEIKFVISTGQELEFYNDYLLTVKDRPIFLQPEWNVRDRAVSIILDLLKQNPNYRLSLQTHKYIGVA
- a CDS encoding CGLD27 family protein encodes the protein MTCPVPKDQQPLNEYVELKEAFFYRWAKLARSQYLRILLFMWLGFTVIFSPVAMSIESPSRHLWQFICVASIGGTVGLILPVLLLLSGWSHVKQRLDSAKIFYEESGWYDGQTWEKPESDLVKDRLLVTYEIKPVLNRLQKTLLGIIGFLALGFGALNIL
- a CDS encoding ethyl tert-butyl ether degradation protein EthD; protein product: MTVLDQYFELSDRANGDEQAFNELVELFAEQAEVHPSGAKKVVGKDEISQLYRKFFQSYSGMQRVWTTRKTENGLEAIWAIAGKRDSGELFAMQGRHIAEIDAQGKIYALEVHVSKAS
- a CDS encoding folylpolyglutamate synthase/dihydrofolate synthase family protein, translating into MYPKLANPSIEEYLASFDKFGIHLGLERIQQLLDTLGNPHQQIPVIHVAGTNGKGSVCAFLLSILRAAGYRVGRYTSPHLLDWRERITINGEWISNADLLEALHQVDSVIASEFPPTQFEVITAAMWWYFAQQKSQQNLDIAIIETGLGGRLDATNVCDRPLVCAITSIGLDHCQQLGNTLGAIASEKAGIIKPKCPVVIADNHPEAIASLQTKSTACDAPITWVNAATRTATGAIWQDFAYSLPLLGNHQLTNSAIAIAVVQSLRTQGWQISDDALRTGMANTEWAGRLQWIEFNLNGKSRKILIDGAHNVAAAEYLRQFVDESFPNQRKLWVMGILNTKDQSGILKALLHPDDLLYPVPVPNPATTSPQDLAKIASAILKTEPHTYDDLQLGLAAAFDDQRSLDIVILCGSLYLVGEFFSQQ